The stretch of DNA CTCCCGCGTGGGGCGGACGATGATGGGGCGCGGGCCCGCCAAGGTGAAAGGCGTGGCGGGGGTCTTGGGGTTGAACTGTATTTGCGCGTTCACACCGATCTCGGAGCCGTAAAGGTAGTATGCCCCCAGCCGGATCGCGTTGGTCCACTGATACTCGACCCCGAAATTGATCCGCGAGTCGCGTTCGAACACGCCTCGCGACGTTTCGGCGACATAGGCGTCGGGCGAATATTCCAGCTTGAAGCCGAGACGGTCGCTATATTGCCATTCGATCCCGCCGAACGGGGAGACCGGGCCGCGGAACCACTGATCGGTCGCAAGCTCGCCGCCGGTGCCGTTCGGGTCAAATGCAGGGCGGTCACCCCCCGAGAGAGAGCCGATGGAGCCTGACGAGCCCAGACGACCCCAGCCCAGACCTGCCGTCACCTTGGCGCGGCCGGGCAGGCGGAAGGGTCGAATGAAGTTTTTGGTCGCGACGACGTATTCGCCCGCATAGATACCGGTGCCTGCAAAATCCTGCAGACCGACGCTGACTGCCGGGCGGTACTGCCGTTCCTTGAGCAGCAGATAGCGGAAGTCAAAGCTGCGGTCGCGATAGGTGTCGAAGCCGTCCGAGTTCCAATCCTGAATGCCGATATAGCGGAAACTCGCACTGATCCGTGGCGAGAACTGGAAAGACAGTGTCGTGCGGGTTTGACCGCCAAAATGTGACACCCCAAGCGCCAATTGGCCGTCTGGCATCGCCTCGCCTGATGGTGTGTCGATGAGGCCAGGCAAACCGTAGAAGTTGAGTGTCGGCGCGGATGTGATGACCTCGCGCTTTGGGGCTTCGCTGTTCTGTGCGGTGGCAAACGGGGTGGCCATTGCAACAGACAGGCCGCCAAGGCCGGCCAAAACAAGCGATCTTATCCGCAAAGGCATGTGTTCACTGTCCGGTCGTTCTCAAATCGTTGGCGTCATTAAACATGGGCGTATGCGTTAAACAATCTTGCAGGCGCGGGGCCGCCAAACTAGCGGAAAAGCGCGGCTTTCAAGATACAGGCGCAATGAACTCGCGGTTTTCACCGGCTGTTTCCTTGGGTGCGCTATACCCTTCGACCCAGCGCTTGACCGTGGCCCGGGCGGCAGCCTCGTCGCTGGCCGCAAGGGCATGGCGCAGGGAGCGCATGGCCGACGCCACTTCGATCTCGCTCAGACCCTCTTCGTTGGTGAAAAAGATCTTTTTGTGGCCGGTGCCGACCTGGGTGCCGCTCAGTGTCAGCTCTTCGGTCATTTTCTCGCCTGGGCGCAGACCGGTGAACTCTATCTCGATATCGCCATCCGGGTTATGGACGTCGCGGACGGTGAACCCCGCGCTTTCGATCACCTGCCGCGCCAGCTGTTCGATTTTCACCGGTTTGCCCATGTCGAGCACGAACACCTCGCCGCCTTTGGCCATGGACCCTGCGCGCAGGACCAGATTGACTGCTTCTTGCACCGTCATGAAGAAGCGTGACACGTCGCGGTGCGTCACCGTCAGGGGGCCGCCGCGCCGCAATTGTTCCTGAAACAGCGGCACGACCGAGCCCGAGGACCCAAGCACGTTACCGAAGCGGACGATGGAGAATTTCAGACCCTTGGGCGCCGCGACACGATTGGCAATGTCCTGAACAACCAGTTCCGCCAGACGCTTTGATGCGCCCATCATGTTGGTGGGGCGCACGGCCTTGTCCGATGAAATCAGCATGAAGCGTTCCACGCCTGCCTCTGCCGCTTCGGTGACAAGGGTTTGTGTCCCAAGCGCGTTGTTGGCCAAACCTGCGAGCGGGTTGTATTCGACAAGCGGCACGTGCTTGTACGCGGCGGCGTGCAGAACGACCTCGATCTCGTGGTCTGCGAGGACACGGCGCACCTGACGCGCATCGGTCACCGAGCCCAGAAGCGGCACGATTTCGATATCGCTGCCCTCGGCCAATTGGGTCAATTCCTGATGGATTTGATAGAGCGCGAGTTCGCTCAGCTCATAGAGCACGATCTTTTTCGGATGATATTCAAGCACCTGGCGGCTGAGTTCCGAGCCGATGGACCCGCCCGCGCCAGAGATCAGAACACGGCGTCCGACATAGGCCTCTCCACCGCCATCTTGCGGGGTCATCACCTCATCCCGGCCCAGGAAGTTGCGCGCATTCACCGGTGTCAGCTTGTCGACCAGTGCTTCCTCGCCGATCAGTTGCGAGAAGGAAGGCAAGGTTTGCACCTCAAGCCCCATCTTTTGCAGGCGGCGCGCGATTTGCATCTGCTTGGGGTGGCTTTGCGACGGGATCGCCAGCAGCACGCGGTCGATGCGCCCCTCGGCCACGATTTCGGCAATGCGGACGGGGCTGTAGACCGGAAGGCGCAGGACACTGACGCCTTGCAGCGCCTGGTTGTCGTCCACAAAGGCAACCGGTTCGATCTGTTCGTGGCTCCGCAGTGCCGAGACAAGCTGCATCCCCGTTGTGCCTGCGCCGTAGATCAGAACGCGGCACCGATCTGTTCCCTTCCGGTAGAGTGCCAGAACCACTTGCAGCAGGATTGCCCGGCTCATAATCGAAAAGACGAAGAAAGAGATGCCAAAGGTGATCTGGGTCGACAGGGGCAGCGGCATGTTCGCCGCCGCTGTCAGCAGTGTGGATGTCATCGCCAGAAGGCAGGAGAACACGCCTGTCCTGCCGATGGACCCGGTGTCGTAGTCGTTGAGTGTGGACGTGGAGATGCACAGCCAAAGGGACAGGGCCACGGCGACGACCAGCATGTAAGGCAGCACAGGCAGATAGGTGACAAAGCTGTCCCACGCGGTTTGCGTCGAAAGGTTCAGGCTGAAAGCAAAGAGAAGTGCGGCAGGAATGAGGCCCGTATCAATCGCGATCAGAATGTTTCGTTTCTGTGTGCGCGAAAGCGACTTGAGCAGATTCAACATGTTGCCCCCTTGGTCCCTCGCCCTTTGTAGGCTGCGGTCACCGGTATCATCCTTACGTATCAAATTCGTGCCGCCATTTTGCAGTTGCAGAAAAACTGAACGGATTTGCAGCGGAAAAGTGCCAAAAAATGCTTATTTATTGTGCAGGTTCGGCAGATTCTTACACATAATTAACGATTCGATAAGGGTTTGAGCCAGTTTCATCGTCGCCTAAACAGGTTGCCGATGGTTTGGAAGACAAGGTCGAAGTCGTAGCATGTGCTTTGATTCCGTTGGTAGATCATGTCCAGCCGCGCCTTTCGCGGCACGCAGACCTTGCAATATATGTCGTCGGTTTCTTCGGCTGTGTCACATCGCGCCAGCAGCTGCCCCTCGTGTTTGTGGAAGCGAATCGTTGCAAGGCCGGTGACACCGGGGCGGGATTGCAAAACCTTGCCGTAAATGTCGGGAAAGCGTTCGACATATTCGCGCAGCGGTGGCCGGGGGCCGACAAAGGACAGGTCCCCCTTGAGGATGTTCCAGAGCTGCGGGAACTCATCAAGCCGCTTGGCCCGCAGTTTCGCACCCAGGGGCGTGATCCGGGTATCCTTGTGCCCACCCGACACGCCCTGATCGGCGTCGACCACCGTCATCGTGCGGAATTTCCACAACCCGAAACTTTCAGTCGGGGTTTTCATCCGTTCCGCCACATAGAACAGCGGGCGCCCCTGTTTCCGCCAGATCACCCAGATCAGGTACAGGATGATCGGCCCGAGGATGATCACAAGCAAGCTGGCAAAGAACAGATCAAAGATGCGTTTGCGCCAGGTCATAGGGTTCCCTTGGTCTTCCAGTCCTGCACGATACCCGATGCTGTGCTGTCTGTCGCGGTGAAGGACACAAGCTGTTCCAGCCGGGATGTGTCGAGATGCACTTTTGCGATTGTCTGCGCCGTTGCCGGGCGCGGTTGCCAGTCAAGCCCGGCGGCGTCGAGCAGGTCTCCCATCGCCACAACGGCGGGTGCCGCAATATTCACGACTGCGGGCAACTCTGCTGACCCTGCGAGCGTGTGCAGTACATGTGCCAGCTTGGCCGGCCCGATATAGCTGCGTGCGGGTGTGCGTCCATCGGGGAACTGGTCCAGTGTGAAGCCCGGTTTCCAACCGCCAAGGATCGCGTCGGCCCCTGCCACGTTGCCAAGCCGCAGCACCGTGCTGGGGTTCTGGTGCGCGCGGGCCATCCGTTCCATCGCAAGTTTGGCGGCGGCGTAGTCGCTTTGCGGTGATGTCGGGCCGGTCTCGGACAGCGCGCCGGGCAGTGCGCCGTAAACGGCGGCGGATGAGAATAGGAAGACGTGCGCGCCTTGGGCCGCATCCAGTGTTTGTCGGGCAAGGGTGACGTTCAGGTCCATCGGCTGATCACTGCCCGGCGTCACACCGGCAAGGCAGAACACCGCGTCTGCCCCCGTCAGGACGTCGGTCAGCTGCGCCGCGTCATGGATGTCGACCGTCTCTCGGGTGGTCCATTCCGCGGTTCCTGGCCATCGCGGGCGCAGTAGGCGCCCGAGTTTGCCGCCGGAGCCGAGGATCACCGTCCGCATGGGTCAGCCCATCGCGATTTGTTTGTCGGCAGGCACGAGCGCGTTGATCTGTCGAATATGCTCGGGCAGGCAGACCGTTTCGAAGTCGTAGGTGTCGACCACATGTTGCCGCGCGGCTGGTCCAAGATGCGCATAGTCACGCGGCTTGGCCAGAACATCGGCGATCTGCGCTGCAATCGCTTCGGGGTCGAAGAAGTCGACCAGAAGGCCGGTTTCCCCATGTGTGATCGCCTCGCGCACCGGGGCCACGTCGCTGGCGACGATTGTGGCCTCCATCGACATGCTTTCCAGCAGCGACCATGACAGCACGAAGGGCATCGACAGATAGAGGTGGCAGGAACTGATCTGGACAATCGACTGATAGCTGTCAAACGGCACCTGGCCCAGAAAATGCAGCCGGTCCCAGTCGATCAGGTGGCCGACCTCGGCCTCCATCTCGCCGCGCAGGCCGCCGGGGTGCTTGCTTTTGCCACCATAGGACACGTCGTTGCCGCCGATCACGAGGATACGCGCATTGGGCCGCGCATTCTGGATGTGCGGCACGGCGCGCATGAACTGATGGTAGCCGCGCGTCGTCTCGAGGTTGCGGGACATGAAGGTGACGATCTCATCCTTGCGGGTGAGCGGACGGCCGATCCGCCCCAGCGTCACCTGCGCCTTTTTGTTTGGCTTCAGCTTGTCGGTGCGGATGCCGTCGTGACAGACGTAGATCTTGTCATGGAACTGCTTGGGAAAGCGGTCGCGCTGCCAGTAGGTCGGGCTGTGGGCCACATCCACGACGTTGATATTGACCTGCGGCACCACGTTGTGGCCGTGCATGATGAAAGGGGCGTGTTCGCTGACCGGGCTTTCGGGGTCAAACCCGACCGGACCGCCGTGGACCGAATAGTAGTACTCGAAAAAGCCGATCATCGGTGTATTCGGCAGCACCTCGCGGAAAAAGGTCATTTCGCCCCAGCCGACATGTCCGATCACGATGTCCGGGCTGAAGCCGCTGTCCACGATCTCGCGCAGCGCCATGACGGCGCCAAAACCGTTGCCTGCTGCATTCTCCCATGTGCGCGACAGACCATAGGCGTCTTCCTTGGCGGTGTGGTGCGTCTTGTACTTGACCGTCTTCACACCGGCGAATTCAGGCGCGTTCTTGCGCTGTGTCAGGAACACGATCTCATGCCCGCCTTGCGCCGCGAGCCATTGGATCAGTTCGCGGTACTGCCCCGGCATATTCTGGTGCACAAACAGTAATTTCATAAAACAACGCGTCCCTTTTTTGCCTGTAGATAACGCGCGCCGTGCCGCATCGCAATCACCGCTAAACCGGCCACATCGACCCGGTGCCGCGCTTTTCCTGACCGGGGCTCAGGCCGAAGGTGCCCCGGTAACTTTTCGAGAAATGCGAGAGCGACCGGAACCCGCAGGCGACGCAGATATCCGTCACGCTCATACTGGTTTGGCGCAGCAGTCCGCGCGCCTTTTCCAGCCGCAGTTGCAGGTAATGCCGCTTGGGCGACATGCCCAGATGCTTGGCAAAGAGCCGTTCCAGCTGCCGCGTGCTCAGCTCGATCAGGTCGGCAATCTCGTCCGGGCGCAGAGGATCTTCGAGGTTGTTTTCCATGATTTGCAGCGCCAGACCCAGCTTCCCATGCGCCATGTCGGGCCGGGCGCGCCGCGACAGCCGTTGTCCGTGGCTGGCCGCGCGCGGATCGGTATAGACCATCTGGTCGGCCACCCATGTGGCGAGGTCGATGCCGTAGTCATCCTTGATCCGGTCCAGCATCATGTCCATGGACGCGGCCCCGCCGGCGGTCGTGAAAATACGCCCATCTTTGGAATAGAGACTGTTTTCGATGATGACATCGGGCAGCAATTCGATCAGCGCATCGCGGTATTCCCAATGGGTCGTCACCGTCTTGCCCGCCAGCAATCCGGCGAGCGCGAGGGTATACGTGCCCGACGACAGCGCGCCGAAATCCATGCCCTTGCGCGTTTCGCGTCGCAGCCAGTTGAGGATGGGGCACGTGCTGCCTTCGGCGGCGCGGCTGCCTGCGCAGACCACAAGTGTTTCGTCGCGCGCCAGCTCTGGCAGGGCTGCGTCAACGGTCGTCGTGATCCCGTTATAGGCGGGCACCGGATCGCCCGTTTCGCCGATGACCCGCCAGGCATAGAAGCTCTGGCCCGAGGGGTGCCGGTTGGCGAGGCTGAGCGCCTCGAGCGCGCAGGCAAAGCCCAGTTGGGAATAGCCGGGGATCAGAAGAAAGGCATAGCGCCTAGGCGTCGTCGCCTCAGGCGGCAAGGGCGGCGTCCAGGAGCGCACGCACCTTGCGGGCATAGGGTTCGTTCACCAGCCGGGCCACCTCATCGCCGTTCTTCATCACCAGCAGTGTGGAGCGGCGTTCGACCTTGAGCCGCTGGGTCATTTGTGACGGTCCGAACGTGTCCCAGTCCACGTCAAGGAATGTGAGGTCGGTATAGGCCGGGTTTTCGGCCAGAGCGTCGGCAATCAGGTCCGCCTTGATCTGGCAGGTCAGCGACCATGTGGCACGGAAATTCATCACCACCGTCTTGTCCGTGTCGCGCAAGCTGCGCCAGACGGCCGGCGTGAACGTCTTGGCCGGATAGGCGGCGTGGGCGCCCCCCGCAATGGCGAGCGCTGCGGCCGATAAAATGAATTTGCGGCGGTGCATCAAATGGGCTCCGATCCCTGAAATGTTGGCCCACAATATGGTCGGTGTCGTGCCGCGCAAGTGAAAGCGTGTCAGCTTTTGACCTGTCGTGACACTTGTACCGCAAGAATGCCCACCGTGATGATGGCGACGCCCAGAATGTCCTGCGCACCCAGCCGTTCGCCCAGCAGTGCGGCGGCAATGGCGACCCCGAAAAACGGGTTGAGGAAGTGGAAGGTCGCCGCCTTTGTTGCGCCAATCCGCGCCACAAGGGCGAACCAGATCCAGGTGGCGACAAGGCCGGGTATGAACACGGTATAGGTGAAGGCGGCAAAGAGGGCGGGTGTCGGTGTCACCTCGATCGTTTCGATCAGGGCAGAGACGATGCCCAGCACGATCGCCCCCACGAACATCTGCAAC from Tateyamaria omphalii encodes:
- a CDS encoding polysaccharide biosynthesis protein gives rise to the protein MLNLLKSLSRTQKRNILIAIDTGLIPAALLFAFSLNLSTQTAWDSFVTYLPVLPYMLVVAVALSLWLCISTSTLNDYDTGSIGRTGVFSCLLAMTSTLLTAAANMPLPLSTQITFGISFFVFSIMSRAILLQVVLALYRKGTDRCRVLIYGAGTTGMQLVSALRSHEQIEPVAFVDDNQALQGVSVLRLPVYSPVRIAEIVAEGRIDRVLLAIPSQSHPKQMQIARRLQKMGLEVQTLPSFSQLIGEEALVDKLTPVNARNFLGRDEVMTPQDGGGEAYVGRRVLISGAGGSIGSELSRQVLEYHPKKIVLYELSELALYQIHQELTQLAEGSDIEIVPLLGSVTDARQVRRVLADHEIEVVLHAAAYKHVPLVEYNPLAGLANNALGTQTLVTEAAEAGVERFMLISSDKAVRPTNMMGASKRLAELVVQDIANRVAAPKGLKFSIVRFGNVLGSSGSVVPLFQEQLRRGGPLTVTHRDVSRFFMTVQEAVNLVLRAGSMAKGGEVFVLDMGKPVKIEQLARQVIESAGFTVRDVHNPDGDIEIEFTGLRPGEKMTEELTLSGTQVGTGHKKIFFTNEEGLSEIEVASAMRSLRHALAASDEAAARATVKRWVEGYSAPKETAGENREFIAPVS
- a CDS encoding sugar transferase, encoding MTWRKRIFDLFFASLLVIILGPIILYLIWVIWRKQGRPLFYVAERMKTPTESFGLWKFRTMTVVDADQGVSGGHKDTRITPLGAKLRAKRLDEFPQLWNILKGDLSFVGPRPPLREYVERFPDIYGKVLQSRPGVTGLATIRFHKHEGQLLARCDTAEETDDIYCKVCVPRKARLDMIYQRNQSTCYDFDLVFQTIGNLFRRR
- a CDS encoding NAD-dependent epimerase/dehydratase family protein gives rise to the protein MRTVILGSGGKLGRLLRPRWPGTAEWTTRETVDIHDAAQLTDVLTGADAVFCLAGVTPGSDQPMDLNVTLARQTLDAAQGAHVFLFSSAAVYGALPGALSETGPTSPQSDYAAAKLAMERMARAHQNPSTVLRLGNVAGADAILGGWKPGFTLDQFPDGRTPARSYIGPAKLAHVLHTLAGSAELPAVVNIAAPAVVAMGDLLDAAGLDWQPRPATAQTIAKVHLDTSRLEQLVSFTATDSTASGIVQDWKTKGTL
- a CDS encoding glycosyltransferase family 4 protein, which encodes MKLLFVHQNMPGQYRELIQWLAAQGGHEIVFLTQRKNAPEFAGVKTVKYKTHHTAKEDAYGLSRTWENAAGNGFGAVMALREIVDSGFSPDIVIGHVGWGEMTFFREVLPNTPMIGFFEYYYSVHGGPVGFDPESPVSEHAPFIMHGHNVVPQVNINVVDVAHSPTYWQRDRFPKQFHDKIYVCHDGIRTDKLKPNKKAQVTLGRIGRPLTRKDEIVTFMSRNLETTRGYHQFMRAVPHIQNARPNARILVIGGNDVSYGGKSKHPGGLRGEMEAEVGHLIDWDRLHFLGQVPFDSYQSIVQISSCHLYLSMPFVLSWSLLESMSMEATIVASDVAPVREAITHGETGLLVDFFDPEAIAAQIADVLAKPRDYAHLGPAARQHVVDTYDFETVCLPEHIRQINALVPADKQIAMG
- a CDS encoding GlxA family transcriptional regulator; this encodes MRSWTPPLPPEATTPRRYAFLLIPGYSQLGFACALEALSLANRHPSGQSFYAWRVIGETGDPVPAYNGITTTVDAALPELARDETLVVCAGSRAAEGSTCPILNWLRRETRKGMDFGALSSGTYTLALAGLLAGKTVTTHWEYRDALIELLPDVIIENSLYSKDGRIFTTAGGAASMDMMLDRIKDDYGIDLATWVADQMVYTDPRAASHGQRLSRRARPDMAHGKLGLALQIMENNLEDPLRPDEIADLIELSTRQLERLFAKHLGMSPKRHYLQLRLEKARGLLRQTSMSVTDICVACGFRSLSHFSKSYRGTFGLSPGQEKRGTGSMWPV
- a CDS encoding thioredoxin family protein, whose amino-acid sequence is MHRRKFILSAAALAIAGGAHAAYPAKTFTPAVWRSLRDTDKTVVMNFRATWSLTCQIKADLIADALAENPAYTDLTFLDVDWDTFGPSQMTQRLKVERRSTLLVMKNGDEVARLVNEPYARKVRALLDAALAA